The following coding sequences are from one Triticum dicoccoides isolate Atlit2015 ecotype Zavitan chromosome 4A, WEW_v2.0, whole genome shotgun sequence window:
- the LOC119287372 gene encoding uncharacterized protein LOC119287372, whose product MGRVGPKKVGAPDLICLIAAWCTLVSSVGNFHEYMLGDTNSCPTCELVTGTMEVVICGPYIVLKWQEFLPNKLPRPLKSLITWRPNVWIFRDTAILVIISYLILLDINLSFLWLFIFPVIAIVFIRAVRFKFSLPTCSSNHKVTHGSSNGAEETKMKTKKVGIIVIMTLGALLGMDQLPDHAADGFAISQFLIFLSSMVAALTRMMMKLRARASSLGIATASEMLHKTLLILLLVTAHTGAAEWLGEDVVLLCLPEVIPVLGWFILHIDRKPDSSSIISLDKMKARINWLGLIGAMVGVFAYLLFTMDESGLFGWCMTFQVSCGVSGILTCYLVFMLNHWTRQQVAPASKEDGASGMLKLWACALLIAWAASLLLGYLVSRRLGLQLPLHATAMYVGNLFGFKYSH is encoded by the exons ATGGGGCGTGTAGGACCAA AAAAGGTTGGGGCACCGGATCTAATATGCTTAATAGCAGCGTGGTGCACACTGGTCAGCTCTGTCGGCAATTTCCATGAGTATATGTTGGGTGACACAAATTCTTGCCCAACCTGCGAGTTAGTAACTGGTACAATGGAGGTTGTTATCTGCGGCCCCTATATAGTTCTGAAATGGCAAGAGTTCTTGCCCAATAAGCTGCCAAGGCCATTAAAGTCCTTGATCACATGGCGTCCTAACGTCTGGATATTCAGAGACACAGCCATTCTTGTGATCATATCTTATCTGATATTACTGgacatcaacttgagcttcctctgGCTTTTCATCTTTCCCGTCATAGCCATTGTTTTCATACGAGCGGTCCGCTTCAAGTTCAGTCTTCCTACGTGCAGCAGCAATCATAAAGTTACTCACGGATCTTCTAACGGCGCCGAGGAGACAAAAATGAAAACTAAGAAGGTTGGGATCATAGTGATCATGACGCTCGGGGCGCTATTGGGTATGGACCAACTTCCAGACCATGCAGCTGACGGGTTCGCCATCTCCCAGTTCCTCATTTTCCTAAGCTCCATGGTGGCGGCACTGACGCGCATGATGATGAAGCTGCGCGCTCGGGCCTCTTCGTTGGGCATAGCAACAGCGTCGGAGATGCTCCACAAGACCCTGCTTATCCTTCTACTAGTGACGGCACACACGGGGGCGGCAGAGTGGCTGGGCGAGGATGTTGTTCTTCTCTGCTTGCCAGAGGTCATCCCTGTACTCGGCTGGTTCATTCTTCACATTGACCGTAAACCAGACAGCAGCTCCATCATCAGTCTCGACAAAATGAAGGCACGCATAAATTGGCTTGGCTTGATCGGTGCAATGGTGGGTGTTTTCGCGTACCTGTTGTTCACCATGGATGAATCCGGCCTCTTCGGTTGGTGTATGACATTCCAGGTGTCATGTGGCGTCTCAGGGATCCTGACATGCTACCTCGTGTTCATGCTAAACCACTGGACGAGGCAACAAGTTGCACCTGCTAGTAAGGAGGATGGGGCTTCCGGTATGCTCAAGTTATGGGCATGTGCTTTGCTGATAGCGTGGGCTGCGTCGCTGCTGCTCGGGTATCTGGTTTCCCGCCGGCTTGGCCTGCAACTACCACTGCATGCGACAGCTATGTATGTTGGTAATCTTTTCGGCTTTAAGTACTCACATTAG